A region of Planococcus sp. MSAK28401 DNA encodes the following proteins:
- a CDS encoding NAD(P)/FAD-dependent oxidoreductase — MKRPSILVLGAGYGGLTTVVNLQKEFGTDAADITLINKNEYHYESTWLHEAAAGTLLPEQVRYDIADVIDTGKVNFVQATVEGIDVDSKKVSTDNGEFTYDFLVIGLGFEGETFGIEGLDTYALSIANVKAARYIREHIEFQFATWSTEEVKNDSRLTIVVGGAGFTGIEFLGELANRVPELCKEYDVPREKVRVICVEAAPMVLPGFDPELVDYAVGHLQAKGIEFSIGTPVVEATPEGVKIKKNDDEFEFIHAGTVVWAAGVRGNRLIEETSIESMRARIKVEKDMRAPGYSDVFIVGDCALMINEETNRPYPPTAQIAMQQGERIAKNIKALAGDGTTEEFVPDLKGTVCSLGEEDAIGVVFGKKVTGKRASFMKKMIDNRALYMIGGPGLVLKKGKFKVL, encoded by the coding sequence TTGAAAAGACCGTCAATATTAGTATTAGGTGCAGGCTATGGTGGATTGACTACTGTAGTGAACCTGCAAAAAGAATTTGGGACAGACGCTGCGGACATTACGCTTATCAACAAAAACGAATATCATTATGAAAGCACATGGCTCCATGAAGCGGCAGCGGGAACACTGCTTCCGGAACAAGTGCGCTATGATATCGCAGACGTCATCGATACGGGCAAAGTGAACTTTGTTCAAGCCACTGTCGAAGGCATCGACGTAGACAGCAAGAAAGTTTCGACGGACAATGGGGAATTCACGTATGACTTCCTTGTCATCGGACTTGGCTTTGAAGGGGAGACTTTCGGAATCGAAGGACTCGACACATATGCGTTGTCGATTGCAAACGTAAAAGCTGCGCGTTACATCCGCGAGCATATCGAATTCCAATTTGCGACTTGGTCCACTGAAGAAGTGAAGAACGACAGCCGTTTGACGATCGTTGTCGGCGGAGCCGGCTTCACAGGAATCGAATTCCTTGGGGAACTTGCAAATCGTGTGCCGGAACTTTGCAAAGAGTATGACGTGCCGCGCGAAAAAGTACGTGTCATCTGCGTAGAAGCTGCACCGATGGTCTTGCCAGGATTCGATCCGGAATTGGTAGACTATGCAGTCGGCCATCTTCAAGCGAAAGGCATTGAGTTTTCTATCGGAACGCCGGTCGTCGAAGCGACTCCTGAAGGCGTGAAGATCAAGAAAAATGACGATGAGTTCGAATTCATCCATGCCGGAACTGTCGTTTGGGCAGCAGGCGTCCGCGGCAACCGCTTGATTGAAGAGACATCCATCGAAAGCATGCGCGCGCGCATTAAAGTTGAAAAAGACATGCGTGCACCAGGTTATTCCGATGTATTCATCGTCGGGGACTGCGCATTGATGATCAATGAAGAAACAAATCGTCCGTACCCGCCAACTGCACAAATTGCGATGCAGCAAGGCGAACGCATTGCGAAAAACATCAAAGCACTTGCAGGCGACGGTACGACAGAAGAGTTTGTTCCTGATTTGAAAGGAACTGTCTGCTCACTTGGCGAAGAAGATGCGATCGGTGTTGTCTTCGGCAAGAAAGTGACTGGCAAGCGCGCGTCGTTCATGAAGAAAATGATCGATAACCGAGCATTGTACATGATCGGTGGGCCTGGATTGGTCTTGAAAAAAGGTAAATTCAAGGTACTATAA
- a CDS encoding NUDIX domain-containing protein, with protein sequence MSRSKRGDVWLGAAGLVVNQRNEWLVVKKRYGGLHGKWSLPAGFVEKDETVDQAALREVKEETGIDCAVLGMIGFRSGVIKERVSDNMAVFLLRPLEEEQPILAQQEELYEAAWRSPQDLSEDQDASVMLHEMASYIVEEGFEPIEDVDPGHIFGYTDYKLFFRHKY encoded by the coding sequence ATGTCGAGAAGCAAAAGGGGAGATGTCTGGCTCGGTGCTGCCGGGCTGGTCGTAAACCAACGGAACGAATGGCTCGTCGTCAAGAAGCGCTACGGCGGGCTTCACGGAAAATGGTCTTTGCCAGCAGGATTTGTCGAAAAAGATGAAACAGTGGACCAAGCAGCCTTAAGGGAAGTCAAGGAAGAGACCGGTATCGATTGTGCAGTGCTTGGCATGATCGGTTTCCGCTCGGGAGTGATCAAGGAGAGGGTCAGCGACAATATGGCGGTCTTCCTGCTGCGTCCGCTCGAAGAAGAACAACCCATCCTAGCACAGCAAGAAGAGCTTTATGAAGCCGCGTGGCGCTCTCCGCAAGACTTATCGGAAGATCAAGATGCCTCGGTCATGCTCCATGAAATGGCTTCGTACATAGTAGAGGAAGGGTTCGAACCAATCGAAGACGTCGACCCCGGTCATATTTTCGGCTACACCGACTATAAACTGTTTTTCAGGCATAAATACTGA
- a CDS encoding YuiA family protein, giving the protein MTVFKKRTTATHCPYCAGQGYFQLRLGGSETCSCCSGSGKNK; this is encoded by the coding sequence ATGACAGTCTTCAAGAAGAGAACAACTGCAACCCATTGCCCATATTGCGCGGGCCAAGGATATTTCCAACTACGGTTGGGCGGCTCCGAAACGTGCTCCTGCTGTTCAGGATCCGGGAAAAACAAATAA